Proteins from a single region of Methanocella sp.:
- a CDS encoding FumA C-terminus/TtdB family hydratase beta subunit, which produces MDYRLDTPLARETVEKLRAGDIVYISGVFVTARDKAHVRMAEYFKEHKELPFKLDGSVIFHGAPIVKKEDGEWKIVAIGPTTSSRMNGLEPAVIEHGAAAIVGKGGMGPDVLKALHDNGAVYFSMTGGTAVLGARMVKKVLGLAWEDLGMAEAVWLLEVENFGPLTVTMDAHLGDLYEAVRRRVSENIKGMRF; this is translated from the coding sequence ATGGATTACCGTCTCGACACGCCGCTGGCCAGGGAGACCGTCGAAAAGCTCCGCGCCGGCGATATCGTTTATATCAGCGGTGTCTTTGTCACGGCCAGGGATAAGGCGCATGTCCGCATGGCCGAATATTTCAAAGAGCATAAGGAGTTGCCTTTTAAGCTTGACGGCTCGGTCATCTTCCACGGCGCCCCCATCGTTAAAAAAGAGGACGGCGAGTGGAAGATCGTGGCCATCGGCCCCACCACCAGCTCGCGCATGAACGGCCTGGAGCCCGCTGTCATAGAGCATGGCGCCGCCGCCATCGTCGGCAAGGGCGGCATGGGGCCGGATGTGCTGAAGGCGCTTCACGACAACGGGGCCGTATATTTTTCGATGACTGGCGGCACCGCGGTGCTGGGCGCCCGCATGGTGAAAAAGGTGCTCGGCCTCGCCTGGGAGGACCTGGGCATGGCCGAGGCCGTGTGGCTCCTCGAGGTCGAGAATTTCGGGCCGCTGACGGTGACGATGGACGCGCACCTGGGCGACCTCTACGAGGCGGTCAGGCGCAGGGTCTCGGAAAATATTAAGGGTATGCGATTCTAA
- a CDS encoding fumarate hydratase, translating to MEDRLIEETVIALLRRSVAVLPPDVLAALEGSMLIERDPLARRELERIIANVKEAGACTLPMCQDTGLPVFFVKMGFTVPGFEESVARGVHRATHEIPLRKNVVHPITRANTGDNTGKGMPYIYYSCEASGHIDITVMPKGGGSENMSALAMLNPSAGIAGVKRFVLDTVVGAGSKPCPPVILGVGIGGTADECMALAKKAVLRPVGSRNPDRDVARLEMELLHAINRTGIGPMGLGGDTTALGVQAEYACCHTASLPVAVIFQCYAARRAHARIYEDGSVELGGE from the coding sequence ATGGAAGACAGGCTCATCGAGGAAACGGTCATCGCGCTGCTCCGCCGTTCCGTGGCCGTACTCCCTCCCGACGTACTGGCGGCGCTGGAAGGGTCGATGCTGATCGAGCGGGACCCCCTGGCCAGGCGGGAGCTGGAGAGGATCATCGCGAACGTGAAGGAGGCGGGCGCGTGCACGCTGCCCATGTGCCAGGATACGGGCCTGCCGGTCTTTTTCGTGAAGATGGGCTTCACCGTGCCTGGCTTTGAAGAGTCGGTCGCCCGGGGCGTGCACCGGGCTACGCACGAGATACCGCTCCGTAAGAACGTCGTCCACCCGATTACACGCGCGAATACCGGCGACAATACGGGAAAGGGCATGCCTTACATATATTACTCGTGCGAGGCGTCCGGCCACATCGACATCACCGTGATGCCCAAGGGCGGCGGCTCGGAGAACATGAGCGCGCTGGCAATGCTCAATCCTTCAGCGGGCATCGCCGGGGTCAAGCGTTTTGTCCTGGACACGGTCGTCGGCGCCGGTAGCAAGCCCTGCCCCCCGGTCATCTTGGGCGTCGGCATCGGCGGCACCGCGGATGAGTGCATGGCGCTGGCGAAAAAAGCAGTTTTAAGGCCGGTAGGCTCGCGAAACCCCGACAGGGATGTCGCCCGGCTCGAGATGGAGCTGCTGCACGCGATAAACCGCACGGGCATCGGCCCCATGGGCCTGGGCGGAGACACGACAGCCCTGGGGGTCCAGGCCGAGTACGCCTGCTGTCATACGGCGAGCCTTCCTGTGGCCGTCATCTTCCAGTGCTATGCGGCACGCAGGGCGCACGCCCGGATCTACGAGGACGGCAGCGTCGAGCTCGGGGGCGAGTAG
- a CDS encoding 4Fe-4S binding protein: MITVNRYRCGYCGACVSVCPKDALDLVETYIEVDDKCSNCGICTKVCPMGALELVDDEE, translated from the coding sequence GTGATCACTGTAAACCGGTATCGCTGTGGCTACTGCGGGGCCTGCGTGAGCGTCTGCCCCAAGGACGCCCTGGACCTCGTCGAGACGTATATCGAGGTCGACGATAAGTGCAGCAACTGCGGCATTTGCACCAAAGTATGCCCCATGGGGGCGCTGGAGCTGGTCGATGATGAAGAGTGA
- a CDS encoding GbsR/MarR family transcriptional regulator, translating into MAKSYSDIIKEREAILDTFEALFKARGLGTLHGRVFGAILLAVEPMTQDEISEFTGYSVPAVSSAIDELVRLNLVARQKRQDSRKNYYSSRANLDEIMRMTLKTIHDDYVQVVLGQLQAVKGDKDANDPRLSEHAEFIEIYEAKLRDLESYMKRLLDVPLEEKK; encoded by the coding sequence ATGGCTAAGTCATACTCCGACATTATCAAGGAGAGGGAAGCAATACTGGACACCTTCGAGGCGCTTTTCAAGGCCCGGGGACTGGGAACTCTGCACGGCCGCGTCTTCGGCGCGATCCTGCTGGCGGTGGAACCCATGACCCAGGACGAGATCAGCGAATTCACCGGGTACTCTGTGCCGGCGGTCAGCTCCGCCATCGACGAGCTGGTCCGGCTGAACCTCGTGGCCAGGCAAAAGCGGCAGGACAGCCGTAAAAATTATTATTCGAGCCGCGCGAACCTCGATGAGATCATGCGGATGACGCTGAAGACTATCCATGACGACTACGTGCAGGTCGTGCTCGGCCAGCTCCAGGCGGTCAAGGGCGATAAGGACGCCAACGACCCCAGGCTGAGCGAGCACGCCGAGTTTATCGAGATTTACGAGGCAAAGCTCAGGGACTTAGAATCATACATGAAAAGATTACTGGACGTACCACTGGAGGAGAAAAAGTGA
- a CDS encoding tRNA (N(6)-L-threonylcarbamoyladenosine(37)-C(2))-methylthiotransferase, with translation MRIYIETHGCTANQSDSREMRNSIIASGGEVVGTPGEADTVIVNTCAVTEFTSKSMLKAIKKYDGKRVIVAGCMAAAQPYLLKGINVEIMRSPGAAAVAGALGIPPVAGEPLIKGTTAIISIAEGCRGHCSYCIVRLVRGPLRSVPAEKVVFTVKRAVEMGAKEIFLTAQDAGAYGLDTGKRLPSLLRDVLRLGGDYRVRLGMMNPFSISDILDDMVSVLNDPRVYRFAHIPVQSGSDRILKLMARPYTESQYREIVARLRHGVPGITISTDYIVGFPTESDEDFAMTMEDLRATRPLKVNITRFSPRPGTAAAGMENPPFGIKKERSRALTRLHHEITSAYMRDSAGRRLSVLVTDEGKPGTAVARDDYYHMVVIPYAVPPGTRLDVRICGASTTYMAGEPINK, from the coding sequence ATGAGGATATACATTGAGACGCACGGCTGCACGGCTAACCAGAGCGACTCCCGGGAGATGCGGAACTCGATCATCGCTTCGGGCGGCGAGGTCGTCGGAACGCCCGGAGAAGCCGACACGGTCATCGTTAACACCTGCGCGGTCACCGAATTCACCTCGAAGAGCATGCTGAAGGCCATAAAAAAATATGACGGCAAGAGGGTCATAGTCGCCGGATGCATGGCCGCGGCGCAGCCCTACCTGCTTAAAGGCATCAACGTCGAAATAATGCGGTCGCCAGGCGCCGCCGCAGTCGCCGGCGCTCTCGGGATACCGCCGGTCGCAGGGGAGCCCCTCATCAAGGGCACGACGGCGATCATATCCATCGCCGAAGGATGCCGGGGACACTGCTCTTACTGTATCGTACGCCTCGTGAGAGGCCCGCTGCGCAGCGTCCCCGCAGAAAAGGTCGTGTTTACGGTTAAACGTGCCGTGGAAATGGGCGCAAAAGAGATATTCCTGACAGCCCAGGACGCCGGCGCCTACGGGCTCGATACCGGTAAAAGGCTGCCCTCCCTCCTGCGCGACGTACTGCGCCTCGGGGGCGACTACCGGGTACGCCTGGGAATGATGAACCCGTTCTCCATATCGGACATCCTTGACGACATGGTCTCCGTTTTAAACGACCCCCGCGTATACAGGTTCGCCCATATACCGGTCCAGTCAGGCTCGGACCGCATCCTGAAGCTCATGGCGAGGCCATATACTGAAAGCCAGTACCGGGAAATCGTCGCCAGGCTCCGGCATGGCGTGCCCGGCATTACCATCTCCACCGACTACATCGTGGGGTTCCCGACGGAGTCGGACGAGGACTTCGCGATGACCATGGAAGACCTGCGTGCAACGAGGCCGCTCAAGGTGAACATCACCCGCTTTTCCCCGAGGCCGGGTACCGCCGCCGCCGGCATGGAAAACCCGCCGTTCGGGATAAAGAAGGAGCGCTCCCGCGCTCTCACTCGGCTCCATCACGAGATAACTTCGGCCTATATGCGGGACTCGGCGGGCCGCCGCCTGAGCGTGCTCGTCACGGACGAAGGAAAGCCAGGAACGGCAGTCGCACGGGACGATTATTATCACATGGTCGTCATTCCGTATGCTGTTCCTCCCGGCACTCGCCTGGACGTGAGAATTTGCGGTGCGAGCACCACGTATATGGCCGGTGAACCAATTAATAAATAA
- a CDS encoding transcriptional regulator TbsP domain-containing protein: protein MKLNDIVASMSGYLSEQTIVDFIMYSKAFDDTRYSVLKTKAVDKVSIALLAAAKNSELFYDVVQWGEDTGVASKATFSRRKDFLVNLNVLFEESVKTPFGRPKIRLKLNDGKLKECFGIPA, encoded by the coding sequence ATGAAATTAAATGATATAGTCGCTTCAATGTCGGGATACCTGTCGGAGCAGACAATCGTGGACTTTATCATGTACAGCAAGGCCTTCGATGACACCCGCTACTCGGTGCTCAAGACAAAGGCCGTCGACAAGGTCTCCATCGCGTTGCTTGCGGCTGCGAAAAACAGCGAGCTTTTCTACGACGTCGTCCAGTGGGGAGAGGACACCGGCGTGGCCTCCAAGGCGACTTTCTCCCGCAGAAAGGACTTTCTCGTAAACCTGAACGTCCTCTTCGAGGAGAGCGTCAAGACGCCCTTCGGCCGCCCCAAGATTCGCCTCAAGCTGAACGACGGAAAGCTCAAAGAGTGCTTCGGCATCCCGGCATAA
- a CDS encoding NAD(P)/FAD-dependent oxidoreductase, with product MKSEYDVIVVGAGPGGSIAARTAAEHGLDVLLIEKRQEIGDPVRCAEGTGKLGLSKFIEPDPRWICAEVTGARIFAPDGTCVELSEKLAGKEVGYVLERKIFDRALAKTAAKAGAEVQVKTQATSLLKENGNVCGIRGKYRGDDFEARAKVVVGADGIESRVGKWAGINTTIKPKDIETCAQFLVTDIDIKADSCDFYMGNERAPGGYVWIFPKGKREANVGLGILGNRFSGKHPIDYLHDFMAWKFPDGKIIETVVGAVPASGMLKQLSTGGLVLVGDAGRVSDPITGGGIYNAMASGRIAGNVIADAIKANDVSAKKLIRYDREVGEELGKQLDRNYKTKEFVVKAEDSLMNSVARSLQGVNFEEMSVAKLLREIITRNPAMFLELAGLF from the coding sequence ATGAAGAGTGAGTACGATGTCATCGTGGTCGGCGCCGGGCCGGGGGGCTCAATCGCCGCGCGGACCGCCGCGGAGCACGGCCTCGACGTTCTTTTGATCGAGAAGCGCCAGGAGATCGGCGATCCCGTGCGGTGTGCCGAGGGCACGGGCAAGCTGGGGCTCTCGAAGTTCATCGAGCCCGACCCCAGGTGGATATGCGCCGAGGTCACCGGTGCCCGGATCTTCGCCCCGGACGGGACCTGCGTCGAGCTTTCCGAGAAGCTCGCCGGCAAGGAAGTGGGCTACGTCCTCGAGCGTAAGATCTTTGACCGCGCACTGGCGAAGACGGCCGCGAAGGCCGGCGCCGAAGTGCAGGTCAAGACCCAGGCGACCTCTCTCCTCAAGGAAAACGGCAACGTCTGCGGCATCCGGGGCAAATATCGCGGCGACGACTTCGAGGCCCGGGCAAAAGTCGTGGTCGGCGCCGACGGCATCGAGTCGAGGGTCGGCAAATGGGCCGGCATTAACACCACGATAAAGCCTAAGGATATCGAGACCTGCGCGCAGTTCCTGGTCACCGACATCGACATCAAGGCTGACAGCTGTGATTTCTACATGGGCAACGAGCGCGCCCCCGGCGGCTATGTCTGGATCTTTCCCAAGGGAAAGCGGGAGGCCAACGTGGGCCTGGGGATTCTGGGCAACCGATTCTCGGGTAAGCATCCGATCGACTACTTGCACGATTTCATGGCCTGGAAGTTCCCGGATGGCAAGATCATCGAGACCGTCGTGGGCGCGGTGCCGGCAAGCGGCATGCTCAAGCAGCTTTCCACGGGCGGGCTGGTGCTCGTCGGAGACGCCGGCCGGGTGTCGGACCCGATCACGGGCGGCGGCATCTATAACGCCATGGCCAGCGGCCGCATCGCGGGCAACGTCATCGCGGACGCCATCAAGGCTAACGACGTCTCGGCGAAAAAGCTGATTCGCTACGACCGCGAGGTCGGGGAAGAGCTCGGCAAGCAGCTGGACCGGAACTATAAGACGAAGGAGTTCGTCGTCAAGGCGGAGGATAGCCTGATGAACTCGGTAGCGAGGTCCCTGCAGGGCGTTAATTTCGAGGAGATGTCCGTGGCGAAGCTCTTAAGAGAGATTATCACACGCAACCCGGCAATGTTCCTGGAGCTGGCCGGCCTCTTCTGA